The Rhodohalobacter barkolensis genome includes the window TTCAGTGAATTAAATGTCATATAGGGTATAAAATGAAAAAAGCCCGCTTTCAAATTAAAAGCCGGGCTTAAAAAATGTGAACTGCAAGGTACGGAATTAATAGGGGATTTCCTTGTTTTGGCCGATGAACGCGGAGGAGGCGGGGCAGCGGAGCTGCCGGGTGGTCGTTACACAGCGGAGCTGTGAACGAGGGAGTGTGGTGAGCTGTGAACGAGAGAGTGATCCTCGTCGGGAGCTCTGCTCCCCGACGAAAGCGGACAGCTCTGCTGTCAAAGTTCAAATAGAGTAACCGGTATTAATGACTCCAATCCCAGATAGTTACGCATTGATGAATACCTCCAATCTTCAGGATTATCTACAAATCCCCGTTTTACGGGGTTATTATGGATATACTCAATTTTCTGAATCATCATTTCATCACTGAATATTTGCTTGGGACAAAAACCCTTCTGCCATAACTGATGTACTGAATCGGTATGAGAAGGATTTTTGGATTTTCTAAGTTTGTAGAGTTGAAAGGTATGTCTGTTTACTGAAAAGAGATCAACAATGGCTCTTGCCGTCCAGGATTTAAAAGCCTGTATTTGCTGTGGGAGTTTATCATTCTGAACAATCATATGTATATGATTCTCCATAATTACATATGCATAAACGGTTGTGCTTCTTTTGTTTTGAATAAATTCGAGAGCATCCAGAATAACCTGTGCTGCCAGGGGATTTGAGAAAATTGGATACCCTTCCACTAAACTGCTCGTGATGAAATATGGATAGTTTGTATTGTATACACGGTATCTTGATGGCGGCATGGTTTAAAATAATTCAAAAACTTGAAGGTATATGAGTATGAAACAGGAATTGGTGGTTCCTTACATAATTTTTTGAACTGGGCTCTGTGTGTGGCAGCAGAGCTGCCGGAAGGGTCGTTACATAGCGGAGCTATGAACGAGGATAAACACTCGTCGGGAGCTCTGTTCCCCGACGAAAGCGGACAGCACTGCTGTTATGTTGATACCGGTTACATGTTGCAATTCTCCGTAGAACCAGACGGAGTTGTAAAGCCTGAGCCAATACCGGTGACCCTTTCCCAATAAGATTTAGAACTGTTTAGGTGATCTCTTGCTGATGCATTATCACCGGATCTGCAGTTAATCTCCCCAAGTAATTGGTTAGCTTGCGCTATGTATGGACTCTCTTCATGTCCAATATCACGTAGCAGCCTTATTGCTTCTTGACTGTTCACTTTTGC containing:
- a CDS encoding REP-associated tyrosine transposase; translated protein: MPPSRYRVYNTNYPYFITSSLVEGYPIFSNPLAAQVILDALEFIQNKRSTTVYAYVIMENHIHMIVQNDKLPQQIQAFKSWTARAIVDLFSVNRHTFQLYKLRKSKNPSHTDSVHQLWQKGFCPKQIFSDEMMIQKIEYIHNNPVKRGFVDNPEDWRYSSMRNYLGLESLIPVTLFEL